GCGACACGACGCTGATCGGGTGACATCCCGGTCAGGATGACGGCCGTCTCGAGACCGAGGAAACGGTGCACGCGGCCCATCCACTCGGCGTCGCGCTTGGCGAGGTAGTCGTTGACGGTGACCACGTGGACGCCCTTGCCTGACAGTGCGTTCAGGTAGGCCGGCAGCACACAGGTGAGGGTCTTGCCCTCACCCGTCTTCATCTCGGCGATGTTGCCGAAGTGCAGCGCCGCACCGCCCATGATCTGTACGTGGAAGTGCTTCTGGTCCAGGACCCGCCAGGCCGCCTCGCGGGCCACTGCGAACGCTTCGAGGAGAAGATCGTCAAGCGTCTCACCCTTCTCGAGCCGTCCGCGGAACTCCTCGGTCTTGCCGCGCAGTTCCTCATCGCTGAGGGCTTCCATCTCGTCGGAGAGCGCTTCCACGCTCGTCGCGTACGAATCCAGTCGCTTGACCAGACGGCCTTCGCCGAGTCGGAGCAGCTTGTTGAGCAACGGTAATCCTCTTGATAGGCGGTCGAGTTCTCCGTCGGTCCCACCCGCCGTCAGACGGTGGACCGGACAGACCTGGTCCCATGATACGCAGCGGACACCCGAAGGCATGGCACACGTCACCGGAACAGCACTCTGCCGCCCCCACCGATCGGCGGGGGCGGCAGAGTGGGCGCGCGGTTTACGCGAGTCGGATGAGGCCGTAGTCGAAGGCGTGACGACGGTAGACGACTGACGCCTTGTCGGTCTCGGAATCGTGGAACAGGAAGAAATCGTGTCCGACGAGTTCCATCTCGTACAACGCGTCGTCCACACTCATGGGGACGGCCGGGTGGTCCTTGACGCGAACCACCTGTCCCGGCTGGTGACCGTCGAGTCCGTCGTCCCACGGATCGACGCCGTTCACCTTCGTCACCTCGGGCAACGGCGGCAATGCGTCTGCGGTGGCCTCGGCGACCGAGGTGGCGCGACGCTGTCCGTCCTTGCGGACCTGCTTGCGCCGCTTGGAGCGGCGCAGTCGCTTGTGGAGCTTGTCGAAGGCCAGTTCGGTCGCGGCGTAGAAGTTCTCGCCACTGCCCTGCGCGCGGACGATCGGTCCGCGTCCGATGCCTGTGACTTCCACGACCTGACTCTGCTTGGCCTGGCGCCGGTTCGGTTCGTGGAAGAGGACGACGTCGAACCGGTAGATCGAGTCGTCGAAATGTTCGAGGCGGGAGAGTTTGTCGCCGAGGTAACTGCGGAAGTGATCCGGAATCTCCACGTTCCTTCCGTTCCAAGAGACGTCGGCTCGAGGCTCGGCGAGTTCGCCTGCGTCGGTGGAGTTCGCCGGCGGCGTGAACGCGGCCGCCAGTTCTTCTCGACTCTGAGGTTCCGGGCCCTTGGGCTCGCGCTGACCTTTGCGGTGAACAACCGTCATATCGTGTTCCTCCTCAGATAGCTCCCATCGGACCAGCGCCCGAGATGGGATACCAATTCGCTTGGCGCACTGCAGGATTCGCTGTGTGAAACCCGTGCGCGCGGCAGTGTCGCTGTTACGTCAGCGAGTGTTCACCTCCCGGCATCTCACGTTCATCACTGCCACTTCCGAAGGTATCCGCAAACTCCCCGCCCGGCCACGTTTTAGCGGAACGTCGACTCTTATGCATTCGCCAAGACGACAACAGCCGCCACCTCGACTCCCGCACCCCGCAGCACTCTGACCGAGGCAGCGGCCGTCGCTCCGGTCGTGAGGACGTCGTCGACGAGCACGGTGACCGCTCTGGAATCCCGCATGGCCCGCGCCGGTCGGCCCGCCAGGGTCACCGCACCGGCGAGGTTGGACGACCGCGCGCCCGCACTCAGCCCCGCGGAGTCTCGCGTGAAGTGGCCGCTGGCAAGTAGCGGAGCCACGTGTACCCGCTCACCCAACCGACCCGCTGCACTCGCGGCGGTGAGGGTCACCGGGTCACCGCCGCGCCGCCGGGCCGACGCGGCGCGAGTCGGCGCCGGCACCAGCACGAGCGCGCCACTTCCCGGAACCTCACCCCAGTCGGCGAGCACAACCAACGCCGACGCGAGGGCATCACCCAGGATCGGCACGAGATCACGCCGACCGTGTTCTTTGAGCGCCAGGATCGCGGCGCGGAGCGGACCGTCGTACCGGCCGACCGACCAGGCCGGGACGCCGAGCTCAAGACGTGGACGCACCGCCCGCGGCGCGTCGACGAGGGCGGCCGCGCATCGTGGACACCATCCGGTGTCGGGCCTGCCGCAGCCACCGCAGATCAGCGGCACGGCGAGATCGCCGACCGCCGCCGCGATCTGCCTCATCCGGCTCGCAGACCAACCCATCACCGCATCATGACCGACCGGACCTGAAGTGTCAGGCCCACTGTCCACAGGAGGTCAGCCGGCCGGGACCACCGGGACGGTGCCCGCCGGGATCGACGTGCCGACGCTCGTCCAGTACTGGTCCGGTCGCGACGAGTCGGTGCCGAGTTGCAGCACACCTCGCGAGTCCGTGACGAAGACGCTGCGCGACGACGCTGCGATCGCGCTCAGCGGCGGCTTCAGGTTGCCGCCGACGAGACCGGACGACGCGCCGCCCGCGATCGAGATCCGCATCACCGGAGTGTCGTCGCCGCTGCGGATCACGTACAACACACTCGACGTGGCCCAGGTGATGTCCAGGACGGCAGTGTCGATGTCGATGGCCGCAGGCCGGACACCGGTCAACGACGGCACGCCTCGTTCGTTGGTGGACACCACGGCCAGCAGCGGTCTCCCACCGACGACAAGAGCCACGCGCACACCGTCGGGGGCCACGTTCATCGACGTGATCTCCCCCGGCGCGGCGTCCGAGACCGCACTGACATCGATGACACCCGACCTGGCGACACCGCCGGCGTCGCGAGACCATTGGACGGGGCGGCCGTCGACGATCGCATAGCCGGTGGCGCCGCCCGCACCGAACGACGGCGACGTGATCGTCCGGCCCGACGTCACATCTGCGGGCACCGCCCCGTATGGGCCTTCCACCAGAAACTGCCGGTCACCGCGCTGTACAACCGCTGTCGTTCTGCTCAGATCACCGGTGATCGCGGCGAGACGAACGTCGCGCGTGGCGCCGAGCGGCCCCGGGACGGGGACGTACCGCTGGCCCGTCGACCGCACCAGGGCGCCGTTTCGGATGAGATGCAGCACCGGTTGAGTCGTCTGTTCGGCGTCGGGTTCGAAGGACCGGACGTCGGCTGTCCGCCAGCCGCCGTCCTGATCGGCCACCAGAGGCGCACCGTCGGCGTTGATGTTGTACGTGCCGCTGACCCCGGCCGCGTCGAGGGTCCAGACGATCTGTGCGGCGAGGACCGTCCGGTTCCCGGTATCCGTGTCCGTGACGTTGCCGAGGTCGACGGTCACCGACTCCGAGTCGGTGGCGACCGGCGCGGCCAGCGTCGCCCCCTTGTCCGCGCCGGTCCCGACGGCTCCGGTCAGATCGGGCGACGGGCCGCGCATCAACAGCGTCACCAGGTCGCTCGCCTGAGGCGTCGGCCCGAAGGTCCAGCGGGGATCGGTGACGAGCCGCTTCATCGTGCGGTCGGGGAAGTAGAGGTCTGCCCGGCGGTACGCGGTGAGGAACTGGGCGTTGTCGGTGATGACCCCTCGCGGGAGGTCGCCGTCGATCCGCCAACCCGACGCCGTCCTGGACATCGACAGCGGGATCACCATGGTCCCCGACGCCGGCAGGAGCTGACCCGAGGGACTGAGGGTTCCTACTTGATCTGCGGTGATGCGGAGCCTGACGGCGCTCTCCGTGCGTTCGTCGACCACCACGCTGATGTTGTCGACGATCGTCATGTCGCCCTGGTCGTCCCACTTCGCCGAGGCGGCGGCGGTCAGGTACTTTCGCGCGGCCTTGTGCCCTGCGGTCGGATCGGCCATCGCGCGCACGAAATTGCGGGCCAACGTCTCTGGATCGTCCGATCGACGTGGCGCGGGCGCCGCGTTCAGCGGATCCTTGCGGCTGAACGCCTCGATGGGTTGGGGCGCGGAATCGTCGGGGATGGCCACGCAGCCCGTCAGCAGCGTCGTCAAGACGAGCAGCAGCGCGAGGATCCTCCGGTGGCCGGCGGTCATCGCTGCACCTCCGAGGATGGTTTCAGCGGCAGCGGACTGCCGAGCAGTTTGTGCCCACGCACGAGGGGAAGGGTCAGCCGGAAGCACGAGCCGACCCCCGGCTCGCCCCACGCTTCGAGTCTGCCCGCGTGGAGCCTGGCGTCTTCGATGCTGATCGCCAATCCCAGGCCGGTGCCACCGGATCGGCGGACCCGCGACGGATCGGATCGCCAGAACCGGTTGAACACGAGTTTCTCCTCACCGGGCCGCAGACCGATGCCCTGATCGCGGACGGTGACGGCGACCGCGTCGCCGTCGGACCGCATCGTGAGAGTGATCGGCTTATGTTCGCCGTGGTCGATGGCGTTGGCCAGCAGGTTGCGCAGGACTCGTTCCACGCGGCGCGGGTCGATCTCGGCGAACACCGGTTCGGACGGCAGGTTGATGACGAGCTCGGTGCCCGACTCCTTCGCGAGGTGCGTGACGGTGGAGACTGCGCCGTCGATCGGGATCGCCATGTCCATCCGTTCGGCTGCGAGATCGGCCATGCCCGCGTCGTGCCGAGAGATCTCGAGGAGTTCGGTGAGGAGCATCTCGAAACGTTCGAGCTCTTTCGACATCAGCTCGACGGAACGCCGCTGCATCGGTTCGAAGTCGTCCCGGCTTTCGTAGAGGATGTCGGCGGCCATCTGCACGGTGGTCAGCGGTGTGCGCAGCTCGTGGCTGACATCGCTGGTGAACTGCCGCTGCAGCCCGCCGAACTCCTCGAGGTGAGTGATCTGCTTCGACAGGCTCTCGGCCATGTCGTTGAAGCTGACCGCGAGTCGCGCGAACTCGTCATCGCCGTGCACCGGCATGCGTTCGGTGAGACGTCCGTCCGCGAACCGCACGGCGATCCGCGACGCCGCGCGCAGCGGCGCGATGACCTGCCTCGACACCAGCCAGGCGATCGCGGCGAGCAGGCCGAGGAGGACGACTCCACCCGCGAAGAGCGTGCCGCGGACGAGGTTGACGGTGTTCTGCTCGCCGGACAGTGGAAAGACTAGATACAACTCGAGTCCCTGCATCGGAGTCTCGACGGGTGTGCCGACGACCAACGCTGGAACGGTGTCGCCGTTCCGTTCGACGGAGGTGTACTGATACGCGACCTGCCCGCCGCCGACCATCGACTGCAGCCCCTTCGGCACTTCGCGGACCGGGCCGACCGACAGTTCGTCGCTCGCCGCCCCTTTCTTGCTGACGGTGAGCACACTGTCGAATGTGCCGATCCCCGAGGCGCCGGATCCCGACTCGGCATCGCTGTCGGAGAGCAGCGACCGCGCCCTGGCCATAGCGTTCTGCTGGGACGAGTTGGTGTCGCTCGACGACAGGACCCGCTCGACGATGCCACGCGCCCGGTCGACCTCTTCGGTCGCCGCGGCCTGCTTCGCGTCGAGGAGGCGGCCGGTGATCTGGCTGATCAGCAGGAAGCCGAGGATCAACAGCACCACAAACGACAACGCGAGCGTCGACACGACGACCCTCAGTTGGAGCGAACGGGACCAGAGGGAACCGAACGCGCGGCCGATCGAGCCGGCCGCGCGTTGGGTGCTGATAACAAGCCGGTTCAACCGGCGACGACCGCTCATGGCGGGCCGGCCTTGTAGCCGACTCCTCTCACCGTGAGCACGATCTCAGGCTTCTCGGGGTCGATCTCCACCTTCGCGCGGAGACGCTGCACGTGAACGTTCACGAGCCGGGTGTCGGCCGGATGCCGGTAGCCCCACACCTGTTCGAGCAGCACGTCGCGGGTGAACACCTGGCGCGGCTTGCGGGCCAGAGCGACGAGAAGGTCGAACTCGAGCGGTGTCAGAGAGATCAACGTGCCGTCGCGGGTCACCTTGTGCGCAGGGACGTCGATCTCGACGGGGCCGATCGAGAGGAGTTCGGCGGGCTCATCCTCGGTGCGCCGGAGCCGAGCCCTGATGCGAGCGACGAGTTCCTTCGGCTTGAACGGCTTCACCATGTAGTCGTCGGCACCGGACTCGAGGCCGAGGACGACGTCGACGGTGTCCGACTTCGCGGTCAGCATGACGATGGGGACGCCGGAATCGGCACGGAGGACCCGGCAGACGTCGATTCCGTTCATGCCGGGCAGCATGAGGTCGAGCAGGACCAGATCGGGGCGTACTTCGCGCACCGCGGTCAGCGCCTGCGTGCCGTCGCCCACCACAAACGGTTCGAACCCCTCGTTGCGAAGCACGATGGTCAGCATCTCGGCGAGGGCGGCGTCGTCGTCGACGACCAGGACGCGTGGCTTCATGAGGATCAATGGTGTCACCTCCCGCCCCGCCGATGGTGTTCCGACACGCACCGGCCCACCCCGGTAGTCGCCTCCGCCACGGGCCGCCGATCGGGTCGTACACTGTGCCGCGTGGGCATTCTGGTGGCGATCGAAGGCTTGGACGGAGCGGGCAAGCAGACGATTGTCGGGCGCATTCACGCAGCCGCACAGGAGCAGGGCGCGCGAACCACGACCTTCACCTTTCCTCGCTACGGTGAATCGATCACGGCCGATCTCGCGTCTGAGGCCCTGCACGGCGAGCACGGCGACCTCAGGGACAGCGTCTACGCGATGGCGTTGCTGTTCGCCCTCGACCGCGCGGCGGCCGGTGCCGCGTTGAAGGCCTCGTGCCGTGAGCACGACCTCGTCATCTGCGATCGGTACGTCGCGTCGAACGCCGCCTACAGTGCGGCCAGGCTCGGCGAAGAGGTCGAGTCGTCGGCCGTTGTCGGCTGGGTCTCCGACCTCGAGTTCGGTCGATTCCGCGTCCCCGTCCCCGACCATCAGCTGTTGCTCGGCGTCCCTCCCGAGGTCGCGATGGCACGCGCCTCCGGCCGGGCCGCATCCGACGCCGACCGCCCCGTCGACCATTACGAACGCGACGGCGACCTGCAGACCGCCGTGTACCGCGCCTACACCGGTCTCGCTCGGACGAACTGGATGTCGGACTGGTCGCATGCGGCCGACGACGACGCCGTCGCGGCCGTCATGTCGCTGCTCGACTAGGACGTGCCCGAGGCTCCAGACGCAGAACGCCCCGCCCGGAAGCGAGTCCAGGCGGGGCGTTCTGCGCTGACTGTCAGTAGCGGTAGTGCTCCGGCTTGTACGGTCCTTCGACGTCGACGCCGATGTACTCCGCCTGCTCCTTGGTGAGTTTGGTGAGCGTGCCTCCGAGGGCTTCGACGTGGATGCGCGCGACCTTCTCATCGAGGTGCTTGGGGAGGCGGTACACCTCGTTGTCGTACTCGTCGTTCTTGGTCCACAGCTCGATCTGAGCGATGACCTGGTTCGAGAAGCTGTTGCTCATCACGAACGACGGGTGACCGGTGGCGTTGCCGAGGTTCAGGAGGCGACCCTCGGACAGCACGATGATCGACTTGCCGTCGGGGAACACCCACTGGTCCACCTGCGGCTTGATGTTGATACGCGTGAGGCCCTCGGCGGACTCGAGCCCCGCCATGTCGATCTCATTGTCGAAGTGGCCGATGTTGCCCAGGATGGCCTGGTTCTTCATCTGCTTCATGTGGTCGAACGTGATGATGCCGAGGTTGCCGGTCGAAGTGATGACGATGTCGGCGTTCGAGATCGCGTCTTCGACAGTCACGACGTCGAAGCCGTCCATGAGCGCCTGCAGCGCGTTGATCGGATCGACCTCGGTCACCTGGACGCGCGCGCCCTGCCCGGCGAGCGACTCGGCGCAGCCCTTGCCCACGTCGCCGTAGCCGCAGATCAGCACCTTCTTGCCGCCGATGAGGACGTCGGTGCCGCGGTTGATGCCGTCGATCAGCGAGTGCCGGGTGCCGTACTTGTTGTCGAACTTGCTCTTGGTGACCGAGTCGTTGACGTTGATCGCCGGGAAGCTCAGGTCGCCTGCGGCGGCGAACTGGTACAGGCGCAGGACACCGGTGGTGGTCTCCTCGGTGACGCCCTGCACCGACTCCGACACGGCCGTCCACTTGCCTGCGTCCTCGGCGAGCGACTTGCGCAGCAGTTCCAGGAACACCTTGTACTCGGCCGGGTGGCTGTCGTCGATCGGCGGGACGACGCCCGCCTTCTCGAACTCGGCGCCGCGCAGCACCAGCATGGTGGCGTCGCCGCCGTCGTCGAGGATCATGTTGGCCGGCTCGCCGTCCCAGGTGAGCATGCGCTCAGCGGCCCACCAGTACTCCTCGAGGGTCTCGCCCTTCCACGCGAACACCGGGACGCCCTTGGGCTCGTCCGGGGTGCCGTGCGGGCCGACTACGATGGCTGCGGCCGCGTGGTCCTGGGTGGAGAAGATGTTGCACGACGCCCAGCGGACCTCGGCGCCGAGCGCGGTGAGGGTCTCGATGAGGACGGCGGTCTGCACGGTCATGTGCAACGAACCGGAGATCCGGGCGCCCTTGAGCGGTGCGACGTCGGCGTACTCGCGGCGCAGTTCCATCAGGCCGGGCATCTCGTGCTCGGCGAGGCGGATCTCCTTGCGGCCGTACTCGTGGAGCGACAGGTCGGCGACCTTGAACTCGATCCCGTTGATGGTCTCGCTGGTCAAAGCGTCCGAAGGCGCGGTCATCTGATCCCTCTCGATCGTGAAGTCTTTACGTCTCGAACGACGGTACCGGTCGCCCACCTCGGGCGACCGGTACGGTCGTTGTTTCTCTCGACGAGGCTACGTCAGGAGTCGTCGCCTGACGACTTCGTCGGGTCCGGGCTCGGCGAATCCGCGGCGCCGGCTCCCGGAGCGCCAACCGGTGCGTATCCGGGCAGTTCCATCCGTTCGCGCATGCCGAGGACCGAGTGCCGTGCGCCGTAGGCCAGGTAGACGACCACGCCGATCACCATCCAGATCAGGAACCGGATCCAGGTGAAGGCACTCAGGTTGATCATCAGCCAGGCGCAGGCGAGGACCGCGAGGATGGGGACCACCGGGACGAACGGGACACGGAACCCGCGCTTGAGGTCCGGACGAGTGCGTCGCAGGACGACCACACCGACGCAGACCAGCACGAAGGCGAAGAGGGTGCCGATGTTGACCATCTCTTCGAGTTCGCCGATCGGCAGGAAGCCCGCGAGGAACGCCGAGACGCCTCCGACGATGAGGGTGATGCGGACCGGGGTGCCGCGACTGCCGGTCTTGGCGAGGCCACGCGGGAACAGTCCGTCGCGTGCCATCGCGAACCCGACGCGCGTCTGCCCCAGGAGCATGACCATCACAACGGTCGTGAGGCCGGAGAGCGCGCCGATGACGATCAGCCACTGCGCCCAGGTGATGCCGTGCTCGCCGAATGCCGTGGCGAGCGTGGCGTTCTCACCCGCCAGCTTGGTGTACTTGACCATGCCGGTGAGGACGAGTGTGACGCCGACGTAGAGGACGGTGACGATCGCGAGCGATCCGAGGATGCCTCGAGGCAGCGAACGCTGCGGGTCCTTGGTCTCCTCCGCCGTGGTGGCGACGACGTCGAAGCCGATGAACGCGAAGAACACGAGCGACGCCGCAGCGAGCAGGCCGTACCAGCCGAAGTTGGAGCCTTCGCCGCCGGTCATCATGGAGAACAACGTCTGGTGGAGGCCGGATGCGCCGCCCTCGCCCTTGGGCTCTGACGGCGGAATGTACGGGGAGTAGTTGTCCTTGGAGATGTAGAACGAGCCGACGATGATCACCAGCAGCACCACGGACACCTTGATCGCGGTGAAGATGAGCGACACCACAGACGAGATCTTGGTGCCGAGCACCAGCAGCGTGGTCAGGGCCGCGATCAGCACCACCGCACCCCAGTCGAAGCTCTCGAACGCGCCGGTGCCGTCACCGTTGCCGAACTTCAGGACGGTGAACGAATACGTCATGGGGTCGCGGTCCGCGATCAGACAGAGGAATTCGTTCAGATAATGAGACCAGCCCTTCGCGACGACGGACGCCGCCAGCGCGAACTCGAGGATCAGGTCCCAGCCGATGATCCAGGCGATGAACTCGCCGAACGTGGCATAGGAGAAGGTGTACGCCGAACCTGCCACCGGAACTGTCGACGCGAACTCGGCATAACAAAGGGCGGCGAGGGCACACGCGATAGCGGCGAGGACAAACGCCAACGAGACGGCGGGTCCCGCGACGTTGCCCGCAGTGCGAGCGGTCAGCGTGAAGATGCCGGCGCCGACGACGACGGCGACGCCGAACACGGTGAGGTCCCAGGACGTCAGATCTTTCTTGAGCTTTGTGTCGGGCTCGTCGGTGTCGGCCATCGATTGCTCGACCGACTTCACCCGGAACATCGGGTTGCTCACTGTGTTTTCCTCGTTTCACTGGTACGGAAAGCTGTTGCAGACCGGACGTGAGACGGGGCCGTCGAATCGACGGCGATGGTGCGTCGTCGTTCGGCAGTCGACGTCGATTTCGCCATGACTGTGACCCCTCTCATACTTCTCGGTGATGGAGAACCTATCGCATCGACCCGCCACGGCAGGCCACATCGCGAACTCTGATGTCTGACAACAGTATTCGAGCGCAGACGCGGCGCAAGAGAAACCCTTCGGAATTAAACGGACCACGGTCCGGTTACCATGGTCGAGACCGGCGCGACAGGCGGCGGAACGTGAGAGAGCGAGAAGTCCCATGCAGTTCGGCATCTTCAGCGTCGGCGACGTGACCGCCGACCCCACAACCGGCGTCACGGTCAGCGAGCACGAGCGCATCAAGGCGATGACGGCGATCGCGCTGAAGGCCGAAGAGGTGGGCCTCGACGTGTTCGCGACCGGTGAGCACCACAACCCGCCGTTCGTCCCGAGTTCCCCGACGACGATGCTCGGCTGGATCGCCGCACGCACCGAGCGCCTCCAGCTCTCTACCGCGACGACCCTGATCACCACGAACGACCCGGTGAAGATCGCCGAGGACTTCGCGATGCTGCAGCATTTGGCCGACGGCCGCGTCGATCTGACGCTGGGCCGCGGCAACACCGGCCCCGTGTACCCGTGGTTCGGCAAAGACATCCGCAAGGGCATCCCGCTCGCCATCGAGAACTACCACCTGCTCCGTCGCCTGTGGCGCGAGAAGGTCGTCGACTGGGAGGGTGAATTCCGCACTCCCCTGCAGGGCTACACGTCGACGCCCGCTCCATTGGACGGCACCCCGCCGTTCGTCTGGCACGGGTCGATCCGCTCACCGGAGATCGCCGAGCAGGCCGCGTTCTACGGTGACGGGTTCTTCCACAACAACATCTTCTGGAACAAGGAGCACACCGAGCAGATGGTGAATCTGTACCGGCAGCGATTCGAGCACTACGGCCACGGATCGGCAGACCAGGCGATCGTCGGACTCGGCGGCCAGGTGTTCATGGCGGAGACCGAAGCCGAGGCCAAGCGACGGTTCCGCCCATACTTCGACAACGCTCCGGTCTACGGGCACGGCCCCTCGATGGAGGACTTCACGGATATGACGCCGTTGACCGTCGGCACTCCGGAGATGGTGATCGAGAAGACACTGAGTTTCGCCGACTACGCGGGTGACTACCAGCGACAGCTGTTCCTGCTCGATCATGCGGGTCTGCCGCTGGAGCAGGTCCTCGAGCAGATCGAGATGCTCGGGCGAGAGGTGGTCCCGACGCTGCGGGCCGAGTTCGAGAGTCGTCGTCCGGCCCATGTGCCGTCCGATCCGCCGAGCCACGCCGCGCTCGTCGAGGCAGGCCCGGACAGCCCGTTCCACAAGGTGATCCCGTCGCAGAACCTCACCGCGGGAGCACAGGCATGAGTCGGCGGGTTGTCGTCGTCAACGCGGGTGTGTCCGCTGCGTCGTCGACGCGTCTGCTCGCCGAGCAGCTGGCAGGTGCGGTGACGGCCGCGGTGTCCGCACGCGGCGAGAACGTTGAGATCGACTACATCGACGTCGCGTCCCTCGCGGGCGATCTGGCGACCGCCGTCACCTCCGGCGTGATGACGCCCAAGGTGCGCGCGGCGCAAGACCTCATCGCCGAGGCCGACGGCCTCATCGTGGCGACCCCCGTGTTCGCGGCGTCGTACAGCGGCATCTTCAAGATGTTCTTCGACGTCCTTGATCCGGACGCCCTGACCGGCGTCCCGGTGTTGGCCGCAGCGACCGCGGGCACCGCGAGGCACTCACTCGTGATCGATCACGCCATCCGCCCGCTGCTCGCGTACCTGCGTGCCGACGTCCTGCCGACCGGCACTTTCGCCGCAACGGGAGATTTCGGGTCACCGGAGTTGGGCGGCCGGATCAGCCGCGCAGGAGCCGAACTCGCCGCGCGACTGGTCGCAAGCGGCTCCGTGGCAGGCTTCGGCGGGCCGACGGATGTCGGCGCTGCGCCGCGGCGCAGTGGAAGCACAACCGACCTCGGACCAGTCACCGACTTCGCGACGCTCCTGCAGGGCCACACCGGCGACTGACCCCGTATCGCGATCGCCGATCATCCCCGACACGCTGCGGTGCACGTACCCCTCGTCCGCACACCGCAGCGTCTCGGTCATGCGCTGAACGAACGACCTACGCGGACGTCGGTGTCACGCATGTGCGACGCCGCCTTCGACACTCCGACGCCGAGCCCGTCGAGCTGCGCCCTGGCGTCGGCGAACAGCCGGTCCCACTGGACCTGGGCCTGCTGGTACGACGCGGCTCCGCCTGAGTCCCAGTGGCTCGCCAACGCGGTCACCTGCCGCTTGAGCTGCCCCGACAGCTCTTCAAGACGCTGAAACTGCCCACGCAGATCCCCCGACAGCGTGTCCAGTCCGGCGAAGTCGTAGCGGATCACTCCCCCTGTGCTCATTCTTCTTCCTCCCCTTGTCGTGTTGGCTGTTGTCAGATGCTGATCGTGGAGCCGGTCGACCCGCCGACGAAGGCGGCCGCGGACGCGTCCTGATCGTCGTACCCGCGGAAGCCGCTCGTCAGTTTGGTCTCGATCTCGTCGAGCGCCTGCTGCAGTCTGGTTGCGGTCCCGTGCCAATCGGTGTGCGAGCCTTCGAAAGAGGTCGACGCTCGCCCGCTCCAGGTGCTTACGCCGTTACCCGCCGACGACTGAATCCGG
This genomic window from Gordonia sp. PDNC005 contains:
- a CDS encoding LLM class flavin-dependent oxidoreductase, with product MQFGIFSVGDVTADPTTGVTVSEHERIKAMTAIALKAEEVGLDVFATGEHHNPPFVPSSPTTMLGWIAARTERLQLSTATTLITTNDPVKIAEDFAMLQHLADGRVDLTLGRGNTGPVYPWFGKDIRKGIPLAIENYHLLRRLWREKVVDWEGEFRTPLQGYTSTPAPLDGTPPFVWHGSIRSPEIAEQAAFYGDGFFHNNIFWNKEHTEQMVNLYRQRFEHYGHGSADQAIVGLGGQVFMAETEAEAKRRFRPYFDNAPVYGHGPSMEDFTDMTPLTVGTPEMVIEKTLSFADYAGDYQRQLFLLDHAGLPLEQVLEQIEMLGREVVPTLRAEFESRRPAHVPSDPPSHAALVEAGPDSPFHKVIPSQNLTAGAQA
- a CDS encoding CE1759 family FMN reductase yields the protein MSRRVVVVNAGVSAASSTRLLAEQLAGAVTAAVSARGENVEIDYIDVASLAGDLATAVTSGVMTPKVRAAQDLIAEADGLIVATPVFAASYSGIFKMFFDVLDPDALTGVPVLAAATAGTARHSLVIDHAIRPLLAYLRADVLPTGTFAATGDFGSPELGGRISRAGAELAARLVASGSVAGFGGPTDVGAAPRRSGSTTDLGPVTDFATLLQGHTGD
- a CDS encoding WXG100 family type VII secretion target; amino-acid sequence: MSTGGVIRYDFAGLDTLSGDLRGQFQRLEELSGQLKRQVTALASHWDSGGAASYQQAQVQWDRLFADARAQLDGLGVGVSKAASHMRDTDVRVGRSFSA
- a CDS encoding WXG100 family type VII secretion target, with translation MTTGLNVDVGASQASATSIKGIVAEMQGIISRIQSSAGNGVSTWSGRASTSFEGSHTDWHGTATRLQQALDEIETKLTSGFRGYDDQDASAAAFVGGSTGSTISI
- a CDS encoding amino acid permease, producing MSNPMFRVKSVEQSMADTDEPDTKLKKDLTSWDLTVFGVAVVVGAGIFTLTARTAGNVAGPAVSLAFVLAAIACALAALCYAEFASTVPVAGSAYTFSYATFGEFIAWIIGWDLILEFALAASVVAKGWSHYLNEFLCLIADRDPMTYSFTVLKFGNGDGTGAFESFDWGAVVLIAALTTLLVLGTKISSVVSLIFTAIKVSVVLLVIIVGSFYISKDNYSPYIPPSEPKGEGGASGLHQTLFSMMTGGEGSNFGWYGLLAAASLVFFAFIGFDVVATTAEETKDPQRSLPRGILGSLAIVTVLYVGVTLVLTGMVKYTKLAGENATLATAFGEHGITWAQWLIVIGALSGLTTVVMVMLLGQTRVGFAMARDGLFPRGLAKTGSRGTPVRITLIVGGVSAFLAGFLPIGELEEMVNIGTLFAFVLVCVGVVVLRRTRPDLKRGFRVPFVPVVPILAVLACAWLMINLSAFTWIRFLIWMVIGVVVYLAYGARHSVLGMRERMELPGYAPVGAPGAGAADSPSPDPTKSSGDDS